Proteins found in one Aneurinibacillus uraniidurans genomic segment:
- a CDS encoding flotillin family protein: protein MPEFLVIPAIIVVVILLVGLAFWARYKTVSPDEGMIVTGSFLGSKNVMTDESGRSIKIVRGGGAFILPIFQQAEFISLLSHKLDISTPEVYTEQGVPVMADGVAIIKIGGSIEDISTAAEQFLGKPIEALKGEAQEVLEGHLRSILGSMTVEEVYRNRDRFAQEVQGVAAKDLRKMGLQIVSFTIKDVRDKHGYLDALGKPRIAAVKRDADIAEAEAVRDSRIKKALAEEEGQKAELLRDTNIAEAEKAKELKVAAFKREQDTARAEADQAYSIQEARAKQQVVEEQMQVEIVRKEREIDLEEKEIVRREKQYDSEVKKKADADRYAVEQAAEAEKAKQMREADAHKYRIEAEAAALAEQKRLEGQALADAERARGTAEAEVIRLRGLAEAEAKEKLAEAFQKFGEAAVLDIIVKMLPELAGKVAEPMKGIDKLTVVDTGNGAGATRVSNYVTSLMATAPQMVKDVSGLDLGELIQNLTRKVPVQSESSELPKPSDSLNEG, encoded by the coding sequence ATGCCAGAGTTTTTGGTAATACCCGCAATTATTGTTGTTGTGATTCTTCTGGTTGGTCTTGCATTTTGGGCACGGTACAAGACGGTAAGCCCGGATGAAGGGATGATTGTTACCGGTTCATTTCTTGGCAGTAAGAATGTTATGACTGATGAATCGGGGCGCAGCATTAAGATTGTACGTGGTGGGGGAGCATTTATTCTGCCGATTTTTCAGCAAGCTGAGTTTATTTCCCTGTTGTCGCATAAGCTCGATATTTCAACGCCGGAAGTATATACGGAGCAGGGGGTTCCAGTGATGGCTGATGGGGTAGCCATTATCAAAATTGGCGGTTCAATTGAGGATATCTCCACAGCAGCGGAACAGTTCCTTGGTAAACCGATCGAGGCATTAAAAGGGGAAGCGCAGGAGGTTCTCGAGGGGCATCTGCGGTCTATCTTAGGTTCGATGACCGTGGAAGAAGTATACCGCAATCGTGATCGCTTCGCCCAGGAAGTACAGGGAGTGGCGGCGAAAGATTTGCGTAAGATGGGTCTGCAAATTGTTTCCTTCACAATTAAAGATGTACGAGATAAACACGGCTATCTCGATGCGCTTGGTAAACCGCGAATTGCGGCAGTCAAGCGGGATGCGGATATTGCAGAAGCTGAAGCGGTGCGGGATTCACGGATCAAAAAAGCATTAGCTGAAGAAGAGGGACAAAAGGCAGAGCTTCTGCGGGATACGAATATCGCTGAAGCTGAGAAGGCCAAGGAACTGAAAGTAGCGGCATTCAAGCGCGAACAGGATACGGCACGCGCCGAAGCTGATCAAGCGTATTCCATTCAGGAGGCACGTGCGAAGCAGCAGGTTGTAGAAGAACAGATGCAGGTGGAGATCGTGCGTAAAGAGCGGGAAATTGACCTGGAGGAAAAAGAGATTGTCCGCCGGGAAAAGCAGTACGATTCAGAAGTGAAGAAAAAAGCGGATGCAGACCGATATGCAGTCGAACAAGCGGCAGAAGCAGAAAAAGCCAAGCAGATGCGGGAAGCTGATGCGCATAAGTATCGGATTGAAGCGGAGGCAGCGGCGCTTGCTGAGCAGAAGCGATTAGAAGGGCAGGCGTTAGCCGATGCGGAACGAGCGCGTGGGACGGCAGAAGCAGAAGTTATTCGGTTACGTGGTCTGGCGGAAGCGGAAGCGAAAGAAAAGCTTGCCGAAGCATTCCAGAAGTTTGGCGAAGCGGCTGTACTTGATATTATTGTGAAGATGTTGCCTGAATTAGCCGGTAAAGTAGCAGAGCCAATGAAAGGAATCGACAAGCTGACGGTAGTCGATACCGGGAACGGGGCCGGGGCGACACGGGTGAGTAATTATGTAACGTCTCTTATGGCGACAGCGCCGCAGATGGTCAAAGACGTAT